The following proteins come from a genomic window of Pseudomonas sp. MAG733B:
- a CDS encoding aldehyde dehydrogenase family protein, with amino-acid sequence MFDRTNSFIDGRITPPLDGEYVDKIDPRTGEKLNEVASSGPADVAIAIDSAAAALQAWRDMRPAERGRILNDFGRLIRASESTLGALERAETGKPGREMAQLMDLTAQYFEFYGGIVNVMDGEVINQGPNYHVYTRRDPFGVIGVILPWNAPLHQAARAIAPALATGNTVVAKPSEHTSTSLVELARMAIEAGVPPGVFNVIVGKGSVIGPAMAHNPHIRKISFTGGIRAGQELGHIAADRILPLTLELGGKSANIVFDDADLDAAAKGSTLAFTWNSGQWCAAGTRLLVQESIYDRFVDKLVAEVGNLRVGPQDDATSGPITTHAQFEKIQSYFAIAERDGLTPAIGGKVASHKGFENGWYIEPTVYTGVTNDMTLAREEIFGPIVCVIPFKDEADALRIANDSEFGLGAGIWSQNIGRVHRVAAQLEAGRIVVNEYSGGFVQTPCGGFKQSGYGREQGVDALSHYTQLKSVIIRL; translated from the coding sequence ATGTTTGATAGAACCAACAGCTTCATCGACGGGCGCATTACCCCGCCGCTGGACGGTGAATACGTCGACAAGATCGACCCGCGCACCGGCGAAAAACTCAACGAAGTGGCCAGCAGCGGCCCCGCCGACGTGGCCATCGCCATCGACTCCGCCGCCGCTGCGCTGCAAGCCTGGCGCGACATGCGCCCGGCCGAGCGCGGGCGCATCCTCAACGATTTCGGGCGTTTGATCCGCGCCAGCGAAAGCACCCTCGGCGCCCTTGAGCGTGCCGAAACCGGCAAGCCTGGCCGGGAAATGGCGCAACTGATGGACCTGACCGCGCAGTACTTCGAGTTCTACGGCGGCATCGTCAATGTCATGGACGGCGAAGTGATCAACCAGGGCCCGAACTACCACGTCTACACCCGCCGCGATCCGTTCGGGGTGATCGGCGTGATCCTGCCGTGGAACGCCCCGCTGCATCAGGCCGCCCGCGCCATCGCTCCGGCCCTGGCCACCGGCAACACCGTGGTGGCCAAGCCGTCCGAGCACACCTCGACGTCGCTGGTGGAACTGGCGCGCATGGCCATCGAGGCCGGGGTTCCGCCGGGCGTGTTCAACGTGATCGTCGGCAAGGGCAGCGTGATCGGCCCGGCCATGGCGCACAACCCGCACATCCGCAAAATCTCCTTCACCGGCGGCATTCGCGCCGGCCAGGAACTGGGGCACATCGCCGCCGACCGCATACTGCCGCTGACCCTGGAACTGGGCGGTAAATCCGCCAACATCGTCTTCGACGACGCCGACCTCGACGCCGCCGCCAAAGGCTCGACCCTGGCCTTCACCTGGAACAGCGGCCAATGGTGCGCCGCCGGTACACGCTTGCTGGTGCAGGAATCGATCTACGACCGCTTCGTCGACAAATTGGTCGCCGAAGTCGGCAACCTGCGCGTCGGCCCGCAGGATGACGCCACCTCAGGCCCGATCACCACCCACGCGCAATTCGAAAAAATCCAGAGCTACTTCGCCATCGCCGAACGCGATGGCCTGACCCCGGCCATCGGCGGCAAAGTCGCGAGCCACAAAGGCTTCGAAAACGGCTGGTACATCGAACCGACCGTCTACACCGGCGTGACCAACGACATGACCCTGGCCCGCGAAGAGATCTTCGGCCCGATTGTCTGCGTGATCCCGTTCAAGGACGAAGCCGATGCGCTGCGCATCGCCAACGACAGCGAATTCGGTTTGGGCGCCGGGATCTGGAGCCAAAACATCGGCCGCGTGCACCGGGTCGCCGCGCAGCTTGAGGCTGGGCGGATTGTGGTCAACGAATACAGCGGCGGCTTCGTACAAACGCCGTGTGGCGGGTTCAAGCAGAGTGGTTATGGACGTGAGCAAGGGGTGGATGCGTTGTCGCATTACACGCAGTTGAAGTCGGTGATTATTCGGCTTTGA